A single genomic interval of Helicoverpa armigera isolate CAAS_96S chromosome 22, ASM3070526v1, whole genome shotgun sequence harbors:
- the LOC110373675 gene encoding SH3 domain-containing protein Dlish, translated as MAFLCPVRIRRGKKKKSSSGDSDKDLSRPGSGLSPGMGRITGSASIETLVRVGIEKEHGLSPDSKMVVLHDFAPCVDDELEVKRGQIVNVLYRENDWVYVIVAESRREGFIPHSYCAPCEHHDLKKKLPRSRSPADMAHRDVSHLSVSDGVPTDGQSELGSEGEALPFSKDESGRYVVLYTFSARDENDVDVERGEFVTVLNREDPDWYWIVRSDGQEGFIPSGFVYPAVVQATQQDTPQPIHSPPATNNSMLNGKLNAQTDSDGRYHGTELVMLYDYKAQAPDDLSVKRGEWVYADLTQQTVEGWLWAHAPKCRRSGFIPTAYARAPHTTEL; from the exons ATGGCGTTTCTGTGTCCAGTTAGAATTAGAAGGgggaagaagaagaaat CTAGCAGCGGAGACTCAGACAAAGACCTATCTCGTCCTGGCTCAGGGCTCAGCCCTGGTATGGGCCGTATCACGGGATCAGCCAGTATAGAGACCCTCGTCAGGGTCGGTATTGAGAAGGAACATGGACTCAGTCCAGATTCCAAGATGGTGGTGCTACATGACTTTGCGCCGTGTGTTGATGATGAGTTGGAG GTGAAACGCGGTCAGATAGTAAACGTGCTATACCGTGAGAACGACTGGGTGTACGTCATAGTGGCCGAGTCTAGACGAGAAGGGTTCATACCACATTCCTACTGTGCACCCTGTGAACATCATGATCTGAAGAAGAAGCTGCCCAGGAGTCGGTCACCGGCTGATATGGCTCATCGAGATGTTAGCCA CCTGTCAGTATCGGACGGCGTCCCGACGGACGGGCAGTCGGAGCTGGGGTCGGAGGGCGAGGCGCTGCCCTTCAGCAAGGACGAGTCGGGACGCTACGTCGTGCTCTACACCTTCTCTGCGAGGGACGAGAACGACGTGGATGTCGAGCGGGGAGAGTTCGTCACCG tgCTAAACCGAGAGGACCCGGACTGGTACTGGATAGTTCGCAGCGATGGACAGGAGGGATTCATACCTTCTGGCTTCGTGTACCCTGCTGTTGTACAAg CAACCCAACAAGACACTCCGCAGCCGATCCACTCGCCCCCCGCTACGAACAACTCGATGCTGAACGGCAAGCTCAACGCGCAGACCGACAGCGACGGACGCTACCACGGGACCGAACTAGTCATGCTCTATGATTATAAG GCGCAGGCCCCGGACGACTTGTCGGTGAAGCGCGGCGAGTGGGTGTACGCCGACCTCACGCAGCAGACCGTGGAGGGCTGGCTGTGGGCGCACGCCCCCAAGTGCCGCCGCTCCGGGTTCATACCCACCGCGTATGCCCGGGCGCCGCATACCACTGAGCTGTGA